A stretch of Desulfobacter hydrogenophilus DNA encodes these proteins:
- the trbG gene encoding P-type conjugative transfer protein TrbG: MKKLLTIAMAIFFAGLATCRAADFVSPVSAKLDSKEKKSLALQSRWQKNTLDPITTRNGMTCFVYGHSNPTIIVTPYKVADLELQPGELINSMVLGDNARWYAEIVFSGSGDISTSHVVFKALDSGLTTTAVITTDRRVYHINFKSDRRKHMLYTGFIYPEDHIAITKAAREKKIKEKEKRTTAEGFDMAKLNFDYEISGDAGWKPLQVFDNGVKTYIKLPKLQEMPMFMVKTTAGKGLVNYRVKNNCFIVDRIFDQAYLIVGVGKDKEELTLTRLEAKQ, from the coding sequence ATGAAAAAACTTCTAACAATCGCAATGGCAATATTCTTTGCAGGCTTGGCAACATGCCGGGCTGCGGATTTCGTAAGCCCCGTATCAGCCAAATTGGACAGCAAAGAAAAAAAATCTTTAGCCCTGCAGTCAAGATGGCAAAAAAACACCCTGGACCCGATCACCACCAGGAACGGCATGACCTGTTTTGTTTATGGCCATTCAAATCCAACTATCATTGTTACCCCATATAAAGTGGCTGATTTGGAACTGCAGCCCGGAGAATTGATCAATTCCATGGTCCTGGGCGATAACGCGCGATGGTACGCAGAAATCGTATTTTCCGGCAGCGGCGATATCAGCACCAGCCACGTTGTTTTCAAAGCCCTGGATTCCGGGCTCACCACCACAGCCGTGATCACCACTGACAGGCGGGTTTATCATATCAATTTCAAATCCGACCGCAGAAAACACATGCTGTACACAGGCTTTATTTACCCCGAAGATCATATCGCAATCACCAAAGCGGCCCGGGAAAAAAAAATCAAAGAAAAAGAGAAAAGGACCACCGCTGAGGGCTTTGATATGGCCAAGTTAAATTTTGATTATGAAATATCCGGGGATGCCGGGTGGAAACCGCTGCAGGTTTTTGACAACGGCGTTAAAACGTATATCAAGCTGCCCAAACTGCAGGAGATGCCCATGTTCATGGTTAAAACCACTGCGGGTAAAGGTCTTGTAAACTACCGGGTAAAAAACAACTGCTTTATTGTGGACCGGATTTTTGACCAAGCCTATTTAATCGTCGGTGTGGGCAAGGATAAGGAAGAATTAACCCTGACCAGGCTGGAGGCGAAACAATGA
- a CDS encoding conjugal transfer protein TrbH, whose translation MKKLIRLILLFFMALNCFSCAHLSPKGSWVLIDSEPPLLLCDVIISRLILQYPPAKTTITLLKSGNKTFDQLIEKQARRAGYIISPSQSAVKISYVIDVLSQNPGTGYFHLKSSDGFSFSQMFRLPGYNLADTYTQIEVKK comes from the coding sequence ATGAAAAAGCTAATCAGACTGATCCTTCTTTTTTTTATGGCGTTAAACTGTTTTTCCTGCGCCCACCTTTCCCCTAAAGGATCATGGGTATTAATTGATTCTGAGCCGCCGTTACTGCTTTGTGATGTAATCATCAGCCGCCTGATCCTGCAATATCCACCGGCAAAAACCACGATAACGCTTCTTAAAAGCGGCAATAAAACCTTTGATCAACTGATTGAAAAACAGGCCAGACGGGCTGGTTATATAATCAGCCCGTCCCAAAGCGCTGTCAAAATAAGCTATGTCATTGACGTATTATCACAAAACCCCGGCACTGGGTATTTTCATCTTAAAAGCAGTGACGGATTCAGTTTCAGCCAGATGTTCCGCCTGCCTGGATATAACCTGGCAGACACCTATACCCAAATTGAGGTTAAAAAATGA
- a CDS encoding TrbI/VirB10 family protein gives MSAPRGLKRPGVMTTVLSKKPILVLFLFIAIIVLLLLFSIFDDGKRKNKNSGQDQETLLIEPQQSSVSTDEEGLNLPKAPKERKGLASETDMNTQGEKGDQKALEPIEVVRANSPPQDPVKAALDKQRQKQLVTVLQYRFEKQRQALESNPVVYKKNASMIIGTSAGVSDQTGQQSGSSARLLALNSELANAKASLGLGGAGSQSTASVTTKTGLSISANQTGSNDDSMWDNGYSMDQDTNALSIKTGSIIPVVLITGIDSTLPGYISGQVSQNVWDTATGYNLLIPQGTKVFGQYQNNIIMGQERVFVAWQRLIFPDGRAMTLKDMPGGDQLGYAGLEDKVNNHYFRIYGHALLMSLVTGGTAYAMNTLDSDNSDETTTLNEFMGTAFADQMGRTTMGLLEKHMNMSPTLTIRPGYRLNIIAVKDLEFSEPYEGKL, from the coding sequence ATGAGCGCACCACGAGGGCTGAAAAGGCCAGGCGTAATGACAACCGTATTGAGCAAAAAGCCTATCTTAGTGCTGTTTCTGTTCATTGCCATCATTGTATTGCTGCTGCTTTTTTCAATATTTGATGACGGCAAAAGAAAAAATAAGAACAGCGGCCAGGATCAGGAGACCCTGTTGATAGAACCCCAGCAGTCATCAGTCTCCACAGATGAAGAAGGGCTTAATCTTCCTAAAGCCCCTAAAGAACGCAAGGGCCTTGCGTCTGAAACCGATATGAACACCCAGGGGGAAAAGGGGGATCAAAAGGCACTTGAACCTATTGAGGTTGTACGCGCTAACTCCCCTCCCCAGGACCCTGTAAAAGCCGCCCTGGACAAGCAGCGGCAAAAACAGCTTGTAACGGTACTGCAGTACCGATTCGAAAAACAACGCCAGGCGTTGGAGTCCAACCCGGTTGTTTACAAAAAAAATGCCTCAATGATTATTGGCACCTCTGCCGGTGTTTCTGACCAAACCGGCCAGCAATCGGGATCTTCAGCAAGATTGCTGGCGTTAAACAGTGAGCTTGCAAACGCCAAAGCAAGTCTTGGCCTTGGGGGTGCCGGTTCACAATCCACAGCATCGGTAACAACGAAAACCGGTTTATCCATATCTGCAAATCAAACCGGAAGCAATGATGATTCAATGTGGGATAACGGTTATTCCATGGATCAGGATACCAATGCCTTATCCATTAAAACCGGGTCCATTATCCCTGTGGTGCTGATCACAGGGATTGATTCAACTTTGCCCGGCTATATCAGCGGCCAGGTTAGTCAAAATGTATGGGATACCGCAACCGGCTATAACCTGCTCATCCCCCAGGGCACCAAAGTCTTTGGCCAATATCAGAACAATATTATTATGGGCCAGGAAAGGGTATTCGTCGCCTGGCAGCGGTTAATATTTCCTGATGGCCGGGCAATGACCTTGAAGGATATGCCTGGCGGGGACCAGCTGGGTTACGCCGGTCTGGAAGACAAGGTCAATAATCACTATTTCAGGATTTACGGCCATGCCCTGCTTATGAGTCTTGTCACCGGCGGCACCGCTTATGCCATGAACACCCTGGACAGCGATAACAGCGACGAAACAACAACGCTCAATGAATTCATGGGAACGGCCTTTGCCGACCAGATGGGGCGAACAACCATGGGACTGCTTGAAAAACACATGAATATGTCCCCCACTTTAACCATTCGGCCCGGTTATCGCCTGAACATCATAGCAGTTAAAGATTTAGAGTTCAGCGAACCGTATGAAGGCAAATTATGA
- a CDS encoding DNA topoisomerase 3, which translates to MRLFIAEKPSLGRAIAAGLGDAEKRNGYIECGQNVVTWCFGHLLEMDKPEEYDEKYRTWKKEDLPILPNSFNASVRKESAAQLKIIGKLLQDAERVVNAGDPDREGQLLVDEVLEYHNYAGSCERIWLAALDDKSVKKALSSMTDNNDYIGLRDAARARSQADWLVGINCTRAMTLIGRDAGSHGVLSLGRVQTPTLALVVNRDLVIENFKPHPYFTLHVEILHETGRFTGTFQPLDTQKGLDDQGRLINPDEAFRIKKEVSGQTGKVIESVTEKKKKNPPLPHCLSSLQKAASSKLGMGAKQVLDAAQALYEKKLTTYPRSDCRYLPEEQFDEAGSVLAVLASLPGLEQVAENTDSSIKSAAYNTKKVTAHHAIIPTGETPSNLSGDESALYHMIAQSFCIQFYAAMEFEAQKILTGINNTVWKSTGRKILNPGWTAFIKEEKSDAEKAEKNEEQDLPIVHEGDGITAADVEIKSKKTKPPARFTEGMLIEAMANIHRFIENTDAKKTLKENEGIGTEATRAGIIETLKARHLLALQKKNITSTDLGRQLVKMAPEVLTDPVTTAQWESRLSAIADGKESLSGFMTDQTIQVPELIKAIFALQLDPLPGTHLCPECGQPLRRQKSKKGSWYWGCFNQQGHAKPVFLNDKNGKPDLTPKKKIEVSKHKCQACGKPLVKRESKKKGKGGKKNYWWGCSGFPECRQTYFDDNGKPQFKDKKGE; encoded by the coding sequence ATGAGACTTTTCATAGCAGAAAAACCATCCCTTGGCCGGGCCATTGCCGCAGGCTTGGGGGATGCCGAAAAAAGGAACGGCTATATAGAATGCGGCCAAAATGTCGTTACCTGGTGCTTTGGCCATCTGTTGGAGATGGATAAACCCGAAGAATACGACGAAAAGTACAGAACCTGGAAAAAAGAAGATCTGCCTATTTTACCCAATTCCTTTAATGCCTCGGTCAGAAAAGAGTCTGCAGCACAGCTGAAAATCATAGGCAAGCTGCTTCAGGATGCTGAACGCGTCGTCAACGCAGGTGATCCGGACAGGGAAGGTCAGTTGCTTGTTGACGAGGTGCTGGAATACCACAACTATGCCGGTTCTTGCGAACGTATCTGGCTTGCCGCTCTGGATGACAAATCAGTCAAAAAAGCCCTGTCATCCATGACCGACAACAATGACTACATTGGCCTGCGTGATGCGGCCCGGGCCAGATCACAGGCAGACTGGCTGGTGGGCATAAACTGCACCCGGGCCATGACCCTTATAGGCCGTGATGCCGGAAGCCATGGCGTGTTATCCCTTGGCCGGGTCCAGACCCCCACCCTTGCCCTGGTGGTCAACCGGGATCTGGTTATTGAAAACTTCAAACCCCACCCGTATTTCACCCTTCATGTTGAAATTCTACATGAAACCGGTAGGTTTACCGGTACTTTTCAGCCGCTTGACACACAAAAGGGACTGGATGACCAGGGCCGCTTAATCAACCCTGATGAAGCCTTTCGAATCAAAAAAGAGGTAAGTGGGCAGACTGGAAAGGTTATAGAGTCCGTTACAGAAAAGAAAAAAAAGAATCCGCCATTACCCCATTGCCTGTCCTCTTTACAGAAAGCAGCATCGTCAAAACTTGGCATGGGAGCAAAACAGGTGCTTGATGCGGCCCAGGCTCTTTATGAAAAAAAGCTGACCACGTACCCCCGTTCTGATTGCCGGTATCTGCCGGAAGAACAATTTGATGAAGCAGGCAGTGTACTTGCAGTCCTGGCAAGTTTGCCCGGACTTGAACAAGTTGCTGAAAATACGGACAGCTCTATCAAAAGCGCGGCATACAATACGAAAAAAGTAACTGCCCACCATGCCATTATTCCCACAGGTGAAACGCCCTCAAACCTATCAGGTGATGAATCTGCCCTCTATCACATGATTGCCCAAAGCTTTTGCATCCAGTTCTATGCAGCCATGGAGTTTGAAGCGCAGAAAATTTTGACCGGCATAAATAACACGGTTTGGAAATCAACAGGCAGAAAGATATTGAATCCTGGTTGGACCGCTTTCATCAAAGAAGAAAAATCAGACGCTGAAAAAGCTGAAAAAAACGAGGAACAAGACTTACCTATCGTCCATGAGGGCGACGGTATAACCGCGGCTGATGTTGAAATTAAATCCAAAAAAACCAAGCCGCCTGCAAGGTTTACAGAAGGTATGCTCATTGAAGCCATGGCAAATATTCATCGGTTTATTGAAAATACCGACGCCAAAAAGACATTAAAAGAAAATGAAGGCATCGGGACCGAAGCGACCAGGGCCGGGATCATAGAAACATTAAAAGCCCGGCACCTGCTTGCACTCCAGAAAAAAAACATCACTTCCACTGATCTTGGCCGGCAGCTGGTCAAAATGGCCCCTGAAGTCCTCACTGATCCTGTGACAACGGCACAATGGGAATCCAGATTATCAGCCATCGCTGACGGTAAAGAAAGCCTGTCCGGGTTTATGACAGATCAAACCATCCAGGTCCCGGAACTTATCAAAGCAATATTTGCCCTTCAATTAGACCCTTTGCCGGGAACCCATCTTTGCCCGGAATGCGGCCAGCCTTTACGCAGGCAAAAAAGCAAAAAAGGGTCGTGGTATTGGGGATGTTTTAACCAGCAAGGGCATGCAAAGCCTGTATTTCTCAATGATAAAAACGGCAAGCCGGATTTAACGCCAAAGAAAAAAATAGAAGTATCAAAACACAAGTGCCAGGCCTGCGGCAAACCGCTTGTGAAAAGGGAATCAAAGAAAAAAGGCAAAGGAGGCAAGAAAAATTATTGGTGGGGATGTTCCGGCTTCCCTGAATGCAGGCAAACGTATTTTGACGATAACGGCAAACCCCAGTTCAAAGATAAAAAAGGAGAATAA